The following proteins are encoded in a genomic region of Gemmatimonadota bacterium:
- a CDS encoding transcriptional coactivator p15/PC4 family protein, which translates to MAEEPEVYEFARSERERVRIWAHTFKNRPVVSVHIFYRERGTGAWKPTRKGITLGRQYLAQLTHALCSLRDQFAAD; encoded by the coding sequence ATGGCTGAGGAACCAGAGGTCTATGAGTTCGCCCGCTCTGAGCGGGAGCGGGTTCGCATCTGGGCGCACACGTTCAAGAACCGACCCGTCGTGTCGGTCCACATCTTCTACCGGGAGAGGGGCACCGGAGCGTGGAAGCCGACGCGGAAGGGTATTACGCTTGGACGCCAATACCTCGCTCAGCTGACCCATGCGCTCTGCAGCCTGCGTGATCAGTTTGCAGCGGACTAG